The Dreissena polymorpha isolate Duluth1 chromosome 9, UMN_Dpol_1.0, whole genome shotgun sequence genome contains the following window.
tcaagataaacattcttaccaaatttcataaagattggatgaaaactgtgacctctattgtctacacaagatttttctataatttgacctagtgacctagttttttaccccagatgacccaaagcTCATcgtgtcacttcgtgacaggtgagctaaaaataacctATTTTGTTGATGCCAGggccaaactagagctttgtcacaaacgtgacgtatacccccacgtgccgtgtacccccacgtgccgcattgacacagactattttgcatgctgtcttcacaaaacaatagAATATAATTTATGgagatttttaagaattattatgccattatcatttatagccattttgacctttgaactcttgaattctttcacatgacacgccgtccaatgactgtgaacaaaattaatgcacagagtcattttaaaatctcataatgaatgacatagttatggccaggacaagatcatgtattgccatttttgacctttgaactaaaagtgtcaccttgaccttggagatatggacgtaattcttttgtgcgactcaccgtccaatgatggtgtaCAAAAgagcaaaattattttaaaatctcacaataaacaacatagttatggcctggacaagctcatttatggccatttttgacctttgaactcaaaatgtgaccttaaccttggaaatatcgacgttattctttcgcgcgacacaccatccaatgacggacaacaaatgtgacaaacgattttaaaatctcacaacaaatgacatagtaatggcccggacaagctcatttatggccatttttgacctttgaactcaaaatgtgaccttgaccttggagatatcgacgtaattctttcgcgcgacacaccgtccaatgatggtgaacatatgcaccaaatgattttaaaatctcacaacgaatgacatagttatggcccggacaagctcatttatggccatttttgacctttgaactcaaaatgtgaccttgaccttggagatatcgacgtaattcttttgcgtgacacaccgtctcatgatggtgaacaaatgtgccaaatgatttaaaaatctcacaataaataacaaagttatggcccggacaagcatttgacctttgaactccaagtgtgaccttgaccttggagatatcaacgtacttttttcacacaacacaccatcccatgatggtgaacaaatgtaccatgtaattttaaaatctaatgataaatgacatagttatggtccagacaatatttggtttaaaacacactatgtgactcaatgacctagtttttgacccggcatgatccatattcaaacttgacctagacatcatctagatacaacttgtgaccaagtttggtgaagattggatgaaattttgggacagacagacagactgacagacagactgacaaagtgactcctatatagccctcATTACCAATGGTACTGGGGGTATAAAAAACCTTCTTCGCAAGGAgcctctttttcttccccttaaccaaaaaggccctttcccctaaactaaaaaaaatttctttaaaatcatgcatttttctctaaatttctaATCTACCTCAGTATTTGTCATTCCCCAAAGCCAGAACAAGATGTGTtcgagaaacacaatgtcccctatatatgaccttgaccttgtgaaggatgaccttgaccttgtgaaagatgaccttgacctttcaccactcaaaatgtgcagctccatgagatacacatgcatgccaaatatcaagttgctatcttcaatattgcaaaagtattcataaaacaagcgatttgggccacatatatttgacctctgaccttgaaggatgaccttgaccttgacctttcaccactcaaaatgtgcagctccatgagatacacatgcatgccaaatatcaagttgctatcttcaatattgcaaaagtattcataaaataagcgatttgggccacatatatttgacctctgaccttgaaggatgaccttgaccttgacctttcaccactcaaaatgtgcagctccatgagatgcacatgcatgccaaatatcaagttgctatcttcaatattgcaaaagtattcataaaatgagcgattttggccacatataattgacctctgaccttgaaggatgaccttgaccttgaactttcaccactcaaaatgtgcagcttcatgagatacacatgcatgccaaatatcaagttgctatcttcaatatagcaaaagtattcataaaatgagcgatttttgccacatatatttgacctctgaccttgaaggatgaccttgaccttgacctttcaccactcaaaatgtgcagcttcatgagatacacttccatgccaaatatgaagtttctatcttcaatatagcaaaagttattgcaaaatgttaaagttggcgcaaacagacagaccaacagaccaacagacagacagggcaaaaacaatatgtctcccactactatagtgggggacataaaaaaatgtgTCCTATTTTCCCCgaaaaaaaggctgtggccctttccccaaagttggtgttttggccctcGATGCAGTCTACATTGATCATATGCACTGGCCAttgttaaaattaacaaaataaataataatgtaaactTTAAACAACAAATTATTACATAGACTTAAAGACGTTGACTATGACTACCACTTACAATAACATTCTTCTGGTAGCGAATCCAATTCATCCGAACAATCTTGGCAGTATCCAATATGGTCAGTAAAGAACTTGTCTAATGGGCATTTTCCAAATCtagtgtctgaaaataaatatgtggaaataataatgttgtgtaaaatatatatgagccacactctgggataaccaggcttaatgcatttgaataaagtattgtcccacattagcatgtgcagtctgaacaggctactctgggatgaaactttcttCCTAAAGTGAATATTTGAAAGAGTTCAGTATAAAAACATccagaaaacagttattataaaTCAACTTGTAAAGTCTCATCCCCATAACTTCACCAAAATTAATTTGACCAGAACGAAACTCACATGTTATCTGTTGGTCATGTTGGTAGACACACATATAAAAAATTAGCTCAATATATGAAAGTGTTGCGTGAAAAACTCctgaaaacagttattatagagaaaatatcTTAGTCCAACGCCcaaaactttgccaaaaatcaatggaatgGAATGCAACTCATCTGCAGGTCAGGTAGGTTGACTCGAATAGCAAAAATCagttcaatatctgaaagctttgCATAAAAAACATACAGAAAACGAAAGTTTGAAGTCCAAGGCATATAACTAAGCAAAGAataatcaatggaccagaacaaaattCACTCTTCATCTCTAGGCCATGTAGGTACATGTAGCCTCACATAccaaaaaaaatgcaacatatctgaaagcattttggaaaaaaaactcagtaaaacaaaacaatttcgaAGTCCAGCGCCCATTACTTCATTACTAAGGCCCATAACTCTTCATTACTAAGGCCCATAACTTAGCCAAAAATCAATAGTCAAGAATGAAACTAGCACCTAATCTATAAGTCATGAAGGCTGACTCACATAACAAAAATGACCTCAATATCTGAAAACATTGCGTAAAAAAAACTCCAAAAAAAGCagttaatatagaaaaaaaatgtataagtcCAGTACTAAAATTAAACTCACTGTTCATCGTTAAATTATGAAGGTATTCTCACATAAGAGCCTtttgtaaacaagagatgtgtttgtcagaaacacaatgccccctattgcaccgctttgaaataaaatttctctttgaaataaaatttcaatgtatcatttggcaggtttagaaattatctcccttttaaagcttattacttaccttggattgtattttttttcttttgaccttgaaggatgaccttgacctttcacaactcaaaatgtgcagcttcatgagatacacatgctaccaaatatcaagttgctatcatcaatattcaaaaagttatgaccaaactttaacgaaggttaagtTTTAGGAAATaacaagggctatttgtaaaacatgcatgcccctcatatgggctgtcagttgtagtggcagccattgtgtgaatacgttttttgtcactgtgaccttgacctttgacctagtgacctgaaaatcaataggcgtcatctgccagtcatgatcaatgtacctatgaagtttcatgagcctagccgtaagcattcttgagttatcatccggaaacaattttgttgttttaagtcactgtgaccttgacctttgacctagtgacctgaaaatcaataggggtcatctgccagtcatgatcaatgtacctatgacgtttcatgatcctaggcctcagcgttcttgagttatcatccggaaaccatctggtggacggactgaccgccggaccgaccgacggacggacggaccgaccgacatgtgcaaaacaatataccccaataataaaaatacaatgatatttgacctttcaccttgaaggatgaccttgaccttgacttttcaccactcacgatgtgcagctccatgagatacacatgcatgccaaatatgaagttgctatcttcaatatttcaaaagttatcaaactttaaccaaggttaaagttttacgacagacggacggacggacagacagagacagacagagacagacagacagacagacaaacagacagacagacagaccaaaatcaatatacccctgatcattcgatccgggggcataaaaaacactcCAGAAAAttgttattatagagaaaatgtcTAATTCCAAGGCCCACAACTTTGCCCAAAATCAATGGACCTGAACGAAACTTacaattcatctgtaagtcatgtaggtagactcacacaccaaatatcaggtcaataatttaaacattttaaagtgtTTAAAAAAGTCCAATCGTGTGGCGGAACCTGTCATAAGATTGTTACTTATCATGACAAAACTTGTTTTTCCAAAATGTTCTTTCTTGTGAAGGAACCTGTTACAACATTATGATCAATCTAGTGAAACTTGCAACAAATTTATTGCACTTTCTTAATCTGAACATTTACTTTACAAAATGATTACATTACATAAGCTCTTACCCCGTTCTAACAGCTTCAGGAGTTTGTCCCTTTCCTTCACGCTGATTACATGTTCCCTATCAGTGGCTATGTCCTTCCAAAGATCAGGGTTGGTCAAGTCATCAGTTACCAGAACAAATGTGTTGAAGTTCATCTTAGTTAGCTGTACATTTGTCTTCTTAGAAACCATGTAAATTATTATTCtcttatatatattaaacattgagGGATCCTCTAAAAACGGAacacatttgtaaatatttttctttactACTTCAGAAGAAATAGGTTTGGTTAACGTTAGTTTTATTTCAAAGATTTTATTACAACTATTTTCATCTGTTTTCGTGAAGTTAAAAGATTTTGTGTCTGAACCACTGACGGAATACACAGCAAACAGGGATCCAGGAGGACTTTTATTGCAGAGGTTCATCAAAGCATCAACCGTGGGTCCAACGTCATCTTCTAATATATTAATACGATACCCTGTCTGCTCTAACAAAGAGCCTGAAAGTAGAAAGAGTGTCAAATGACCtattaacaaaaaatgtgtttgtacaaatacaaattcaatgaatgtaatattaaaatatcaatgctTTTGCTAAATATTATGCAAGAGGAATATGTTATTATGATCAAGTGCATGAATTTATTTTCTAACTAGTTGACTtttgaaacaaattgtttttagGCCACAATAAGTGAAGAGTTTTACTACCATTGCTTTGATTCAATATATTAAGTAAGtttacaaatatgttttcttttttcatttatcttATACACATTTTCAACCTATGGGTTTTCAAGTGTATAAACAGTGCTCATTGTCTTTGTCAACACTTAAAAGTGAATAAGTTCAGGGATTCTATTGAGCACAATCCTAACTGCTAATCTAACCTAAATTCAGGATCCCATTAAGTACACTACAAACTGCTTGGTATGTTCAGGATCCCTTTAAATACACTCCAAACTGCTTGGTATGTTCAGGATCCCATTAAGTACACTCCAAACTGCTTGGTATGTTCAGGATCCCATTAAGTACACTCCAAACTGCTTGGTATGTTCAGGATCCCATTAAGTACACTCCAAACTGCTTGGTATGTTCAGGATCCCATTAAGTACACTCCAAACTGCTTGGTATGTTCAGGATCCCATTAAGTACACTCCAAACTGCTTGGTATGTTCAGGATCCCATCAAGTACACTCCTAATAGCTTGTTTTGTTTGGGGGATCCCATAATGTACGCTCCTTATCGCTTGTTTTGTTCAGGGATCCTATTGAGTACACTAAAAAGTATTCAAGGCGTACAAACAAAACATCTATCCATCAGTCCCTCCACCATTCATTAACTCATTCATtcactcactcattcattcattcaataaaTAAGACCCATCATCTATGTGGGTGCCGGTCAACTTGTACAGAAGGCAACTCGAATCGGGGAAAACACATACCTAAAATGGTAAAATTGTACCTATTTTTTTGTCATCTCTTACCTGTCTTAACCAACGTTCACCCTAAACAGAAATACATGTATGCAGAAATAGGCATATGATGGTCTGTTTATATGTCTAAATGATATTGGTGATGTCTAATCTTTTCTCTAAATCTTTCCACTTGAATTATCTAAGCAAATGGTTGTATGAATCAACCTCTTTCACACATGTGGTTGGTGTCTTTCACTGGTAAAAGGTGTGAAAGGTGTAAATGTTGTTATATACAGTGTACATTAATTAATCGTCTCACATGAATCAATTAAAGTAAATTGGTAttttatacaagataagtatttatgcaaagcatcaaagggcgtcgggaatttcattgtaaaaggcactcaatgaagttacatggaacgattttttttctactgtaaatattaatatattggccgattatttaaaacaaaatagaaaaagatactggtataaccattatctatgattttgtgttataacccccaaataaccattatttatgatgttgtgttataacccccaaataaccattatttatgattttgtgttgtaacccccaaatatttcatagttcattttatttacattggtttcctttttttactggcatccgtgtgcagttttcattaatggaacagaactgtgtaggttttaaaaaatctgcttcatcttgtaagcttaatttcatatttttctcaatttcaagtTCAActttctgaacttattcttacgttgctcatttacaataggggttgagtactcattgatatgaaaacactgtaaaagtttgaaaaaaaatgaatgaaaactgtaaattgcataaagaagctgcatttcacaatactttgaaattcagtaaaagatcataatagatttattgctccgatattcatcattttcaatagggttcgagtaatactgatataaaaacacttaacaagtttggaaagattcagacgaaagttgtgaaatcttttaaacaagtggaaattgtttattgtgtcaaatttaatagaaaaaaattctggacttattgtcccgatgtttctcattttaaatgaggtaaaaatgcttattgatatgaagacactgtaagtttggaaagaatctgatgaaaaatgttgacgtaatcacctaaccaagcagtttttcacttttatttttatattcaaagagacatatttctggacttatggtccaaTATTGCTCATAAAGAGTTTGGGTTGAGTCcccattgataaaaaaaaaaacctgaacaatcagatgaaaattttggactaatcgaacaacgatttcaaaatttctcaaattctaaggaagataactatggacgtaaaagtcacgtaatggtcggataatgctaaagggcccataccacctggatagtaatatgTGTcgtgcttcgcgctctatatgtggttcttaaaaaaaattccgaggagtgcttgactctagggaaacgggttgctgggacacagctcctacTTGATAAGTGGCTGCTTCCTTTAttgcaactcattgttacaatcaataatacgtgtcgcgcttcgcgctctatatgtggtagggatagtacttagggcctatgatagacaaccataaaaatacatggataatagatgtgttgtttgcatttatttgttaatataaaaacacgtgtatttttattataagatatttaagtgatgtaagaaattgcATTTTGATTatcttttgtttttatacaaaaccagaaagtttcgcgtatttgcccagtccctgtgatctttcccctgtgatcagttgtggatcagttattacttaaaacacttagctttgcattattggcaataaatgttgtaataaatgtaatggcacaaatgcagtacttatttacactaatttacacaaaaaatcaccactatgcatgatattcttaaaacaaaaatatatacattgatccgtaaaataacctctcctcccataagcgaaaaaaaatgcattacatactagtcgccgctctccagagcgacgccaataatcgGTTTTACTTTAATAAGCATGTTTAACATGGAAAATCATCTTTGATGCGTAATATGGCCCACTCAgtgaatttaaaaatatttaaaataaagtgtTGATTGTTGCATGcgattattttataatattatttgacttgttatttcatatatacattattattaaatacttatatacttgagtgtatgcataaaatatgtgtctcaaACTAATTAACATATGAATAGTTTGAATATATTAAAGCTACAAGTTGACTCACTGTACAAGTAGACCATAATGAGAACGAGTTGACGAGTTGACGtcggtacgagttgactgtaaaccatctatttacaatatgaataataaatgtaaatctaTAACAGTAATTGGAAAATGTGTACGTCCTTGTAAAATATGTACATGACACACTTGACACCCTTTTCAGTCATCATGTACATAAGCTCTAAGCCTTtctcaaacaagagctgtcagaggacagcgcgctcgactattcgagtgcttgacagtataacgtaagccatcatggggaaattgttcatattcaatttattagacgatctttcaaaaataaaaaaggaaaaaaaaaaattgggggggggggtagggggggtagggggggggggtaggggtgaaaggggggtataatgtggggtggggtaatttattagatgatgtttaaaaaaacaagagggcctgaaaggcccaaggtatcccccacaacatatgctttgtttgaggatgggtgcaaattggacggatgaacataatgatagatgaaCGGAcagaggacaataacacaaaactaagacaaaggaaggttcttaagcctttacaatttatttaggtgaattaataagtcatGCGTTTTCACAAAAacgaacttccaagatatggctccggacacaaaaatgcctatagtaaaaagcattttttcaagatacaaagggccataagtctgtttttaacagatggtgtaaaatgccatttggcgtgcatcatcctcttatgcatatatatactcataccaagtttaaatgaaatccgccaaagcacttccaagatatggctccggacacaaaagtgcctatagtaaaaagcattttttcaagatacaaagggccataagtctgtttttaacagatggtgtacaatgccatttggcgtgcatcatcctcttatgcatatatatactcataccaagtttcaatgaaatccaccaaagaacttccaagatatggctccggacactaaaaagcattttttcaagatacaaagggccataagtctgtttttaacagatggtgtacaatgccatttggcgtgcatcatcctcttatgcatatatatactcataccaagtttaaatgaaatccaccaaagaacttccaagatatggttccggacacaaaagtgccggacggacggacagacggacaacgccaaaacaatatccctccgcctctggcgggggataaaaatgttttgtttttttttgggggggggtagggggggggtgggggggggtgagaggggggtataatgtggggtgtggtaatttatgagatgttttaaaaaaaaaattgggaaggaggttggggggagggattctgggtaggggcctggggtattgtttgggtggaatccattgtggtattcaggtaagtgttgttttgtcaaagtaataataaaatgtgatcataaataaagaagtgatggcaatttgttcaattatctaagtgtaaaaggggccataattatgacaaaatgcttgatagagttgtctgctcttgtttataggttggggtcatgttggtaaacaagtatgcaacatataaaagcaatatgtcaaaggatataggaaatatttgggttagtacgcaaactttaacatagattcatcaataatatgcatattctaagtataaaaggggcaataattaagacaaaatgcttgatagagttgtctgctcttgtttataggttggggtgatgttggtaaacaagtatgcaaaatatgaaagcaatatgtcaagggacaatgaaaataaatggggtagtatgaaaactttaacatttgctgcatattctaagtagaaaaggggccataattatgacaaaatgcttgatagagttgtctgctcttgtttataggttggggtcatgtttgtaaacaagtatgcaaaatatgaaagcaatatgtgaagggacaatgaaaataattggggtaggacgaaaactttaacatttgcacgctaacgcagacgcagacgctgacgcagacgctggggtgagtaggatagctccactatatatatttcatatataatagtcgagctaataaaaatGACACGTAATCACAGGaacatatacatatgtacatgtatacctaTGAATAGGTCCCTGGTTATCACAAGGTTTTAAAAAGTTGTTATCCGGAACCCTCCAGTCTggattttttcaatatttgagcaTGGGTGGTAGGTAAAAACAAActagctgactagcatattttaaaagagagtgaatcaataatttctcttgtCGCTGActagtaaacaccactttttttactcaaacgttcgttatatgTGATAAAAagaccatgatttaatcatttttctttagatgaactaatctcgatcatGTTTAATTGGTAAGAATACTACGTAACATGATattaatgctgcatgtacatgtatgaacagcttcggtcacgtatactgtgcgtaggcctgggcatacagttttaatagAAGTTTGTAAACCAAACTtccaagacattgactccatcgtatatatattattctattgaaatatacttaaaatcatatagacaagtaccaaacaacaaaaaccttactttcagggctcgaaattaacactcgcacactcgcaaaatgcgagtgaaaaatactgattgcgagttaagttttaagccactagtaattttttgcaagtaaagaaatagtgaaaaaaaaaaccaGTAATATTGCGTTTGacgtcctgaacgctaaaccataggtcatagaacgtcctaatacgcgtaagcgcgcaccttgtatatagactagtatacttatagtacagataccaggatggtattggtacaaataacgctaaacagtcgactaattcacacgtgGTCATTGAACTTGatcagacatggcgtcgaagcgaaaaataactagtttctgtttgcccacagatggaaataacaatacgaaagataaagcaacgttaactgttgaataaaaaaaaaacaacactaaattATGTTTCCGgaaaaatttgcgagaatgtttttgattttgcgagttggtattaaagctgctcgcaatgttttgcgagtagaaaaaaaagttaaattcgagccctgactTTCCTCAGTCGGatccattcgtagtactagaactaatatatcgttccatatcagtttgatatttatatgtctattgatatagctctattttgatgcttttctttaatctaatcaCAGACTCTAaatgagacggatatgaaacgggaccgtatcggcaaataaCTTGTCTTGTCGAAACTATGTCACGTGaccgtaactatcgatcttttataattagcgtacatcgaagcgctgaggtttaatttttttaattatactttcatttctcagcagattttgacaaattatatatcattagaacaagaacataaataatatttttcagaagaaatattgcacatgtcaagccgtttgtataggtttcttcattaccatacagctgacaaagtctgtttttcatgtctcttaaggatgttagctactggacccattcgtataggcggctgtacatctgaacagtgtatttagactttaatcctgtattaaacgtctgacataca
Protein-coding sequences here:
- the LOC127846073 gene encoding uncharacterized protein LOC127846073, translating into MDARTYLVFGGLLATISSSANGSLLEQTGYRINILEDDVGPTVDALMNLCNKSPPGSLFAVYSVSGSDTKSFNFTKTDENSCNKIFEIKLTLTKPISSEVVKKNIYKCVPFLEDPSMFNIYKRIIIYMVSKKTNVQLTKMNFNTFVLVTDDLTNPDLWKDIATDREHVISVKERDKLLKLLERDTRFGKCPLDKFFTDHIGYCQDCSDELDSLPEECYYYGQRMKPPIPETTSPTPDYTTSPTPDYTWILYCSPLLLIFIVPICLLYKRWKSRNELKKASDRIVSETCLQNI